One window from the genome of Rhizoctonia solani chromosome 15, complete sequence encodes:
- a CDS encoding Retrotransposable element Tf2 protein — MLDGTISQTGCIWHQVHLTVLANGHTHSIPFLVCPIGKTLAILGMTWLTAEAPLIDWQQGLVTFPKQVQIASEEEADQGPLADLPSQYHKFAKVFGEEEFKVLPPHREYNIAIDLLPDAKLSPSPIYGMTDAESKALKQHIDEELATGKIHPSTSSAGAPVMFVKKADGSLRLVVDYWKLNNITHKNVYPLPRQDNLMAKLQNAKLFTKLDLQWGYNNVHIKEGDKWKTAFRTKYSLFEYLVMLFGLTNAPAAFQHFMNDLFRDLIDVMVVIYLDNILIFSEKPEDHPTHVREVLSWLIKNQLFCKLSKCHFHVTTVDYLGIVISPDGFSMDQKKVEAVTSWPQPKTVKQVQAFLGFVNYLQWFIPNFSSVAQPLHNLTKKETPWSWGNLEEAAFQKLKSLVTKSLVLIHTNPDLPYYLETNTLGVAMGAILSQQGEDNRLHPVAYMSKSFSSAEANYNTHDKELLAIIKALEEWRIFLEATDKPVQTFNCRHAQWHIFLSNFNFEIHYCPGKQLGKPDALSRRADYAEAPQEPEVMLPAKVFANTSEEELKIVMEIQNKLREDPSLEPIIQFLTEDTDNAPPSIQKAYWDYDWEEELLWYCRKLVVLDSEPLKEWLLKEFHNSPLAGHPGQQRTLELVSRNYWWPGMKSSAKEWVECCPTCQANCRAHAPVISLKPLEVLPFPFHTISYNFITGFPKSQGHDAILVVIDSFSKFGHFIPTSKKVTAKGLADLFITHVWKLHGLPVRTVSDQGTTFTGKFLRALYQRLGVKPSFSLAYHPELDRQTERVNQFIEFYLHSYVAADHLDWATWLPLAEYVYNNAKHAATGKTPFELVYGRNPVMNLSNVPANIPEADNIANTLAKEWKEAKVSLRMSKERMTRDRGTTPEYSVGKKVWLDGKNILLRTNLNKLDPKQLELPETLKIHDVFYVGLLSRSHKSPSQPFPKRPPPETIEREKEYEVEQIIDSKRQQGKWFYLIKWKGYGPEDNSWEPKELLEHSQEEIKRFNQARLRKACDAAKSL; from the exons atgttagatggtactatttctcagactggttgcatttggcaccaggtccacctcacggtcttggccaatggccatacacACTCCATCCCCTTTCTtgtctgccccattggcaagaCCCTGGCTATattaggcatgacatggttaaccgcagaagctcccctcattgactggcaacagggacttgTCACCTTCCccaaacaagttcaaattgcctcagaagaagaagctgatcaagGCCCATTAGCTGATCTACCCAGTCaataccacaagtttgctaaagtctttggagaggaagaattcaaagTCCTACCTCCCCATAGGGAATACAATATAGCCATAGACCTCCTGCCAGACGCCAAGCTCTCCCCCAGCCCTATCTATGGCATGACAgacgcagaatccaaggccctgaaacaacacattgatgaggaactagcaacaggcaagatccacCCCAGCACTTCATCAGCAGGCGCTCCAgttatgtttgtaaagaaggcagatggttcccttagactggttgtggattattgGAAGCTCAACAACataacccacaaaaatgtgTACCCACTCCCCAGAcaagacaacctcatggctaagCTACAAAACGCCAAACTGTTTACAAAACTGGAtctacaatggggttacaacaacgtccacatcaaagaaggtgacaaatggaagacagccttTAGAACCAAATACAGCCTCTTTGAGTACCTAGTCATGCTgtttggccttaccaatgcccctgcagcatttcagcacttcatgaatgatctGTTCAGAGATCTGATTGACGTAATGGTGGTGATCTACTTAGACAatatcctcatcttctcagaaaaacCAGAAGATCATCCGACCCACGTCAGAGAAGTACTATCCTGGTTGATAAAGAATCAATTATTCTGCAAACTGTccaaatgccacttccacgtcactacagtagattacttgggtattgtcatatcccctgatggcttctcaatggaccaaaagaaggTAGAGGCTGTTACATCATGGCCTCagcccaaaacagtcaaacaagtccaggcaTTTCTAGGCTTTGTCAACTATCTCCAATGGTTCATTCCAAACTTTAGCTCAGTTGCACAACCCCtgcacaacctcaccaaaaaggaaaccccctggtcatggggaaaCCTAGAAGAGGCAGCTTTTCAGAAGTTAAAGTCCCTAGTAACCAAGTCCCTGGTCCTTATCCACACCAACCCTGACctcccctactacctagaaaccAACACATtgggagtagccatgggagccattctGAGCCAACAAGGGGAGGATAACCGTCTTCATCCGGTTGCTTACATGTCAAAGTCCTTCTCCAGTGCTGAAGCCAACTACAATACGCATGATAAAGAACTACTAGCTATCATCAAAGCActggaagaatggcggatcttcttggaagcaacagaTAAACCAGTCCAA ACATTCAACTGCAGGCATGCCCAATGGCacatattcctgagcaatttcaactttgaaatccattattgcccaggaaagcaattgGGAAAACCGGACGCCCTATCCAGAAGGGCAGATTATGCGGAAGCCCCTCAGGAACCAGAAGTAATGCTACCAGCCaaagtatttgccaacacatcagaagaggaactcaAGATTGTCATGGAAATCCAGAATAAGCTGagggaagatccgtccctggaacccatcatccagttcctaacAGAAGACAcagacaatgcacctccctcCATCCAAAAGGCCTATtgggattatgactgggaggaagagcTCTTATGGTATTGCAGGAAACTAGTTGTCCTGGACTCAGAACCTCTCAAGGAATGGCTATTAaaagaattccacaactccccactggcaggtcacccaggacaacaaagGACGCTTGAACTTGTCAGCAGAAACTATTGGTGGCCTGGGATGAAATCCTCAGCCAAGGAGTGGGTTGAGTGTTGCCCAACTTGCCAAGCAAATTGCCGCGCCCATGCACCTGTGATCTCCCTAAAACCACTGGAAGTCCTGCCATTCCCGTTCCATACCATATCCTACAACTTTATCACAGGGTTCCCCAAGTCACAGGGACATGATGCCATCCTAGTGGTAATAGATtcattctccaagtttggacaTTTTATCCCAACCTCAAAGAAAGTCACTGCAAAGGGCCTGGCAGACCTGTTCATCACTCATGTATGGAAACTCCACGGATTACCCGTCAGGACTGTATCAGATCAAGGAACaacgttcacagggaaattcctcaGGGCCCTCTACCAGAGACTGGGTGTCAAAccctccttctccttggcttaCCACCCAGAGTTGGACAGACAGACAGAAAGGGTTAACCAGTttattgagttctacctccaTTCCTATGTAGCGGCAGACCACTTGGACTGGGCCACCTGGCTACCATTAGCAGAGTACgtgtacaacaatgccaaacATGCTGCCACgggaaaaaccccctttgaattggtctaTGGGAGAAACCCGGTCATGAACCTGTCCAACGTGCCGGCAAACATTCCAGAAGCTGATAATATAGCCAACACCCTGGCcaaggaatggaaagaagccaaagtgtccctcagaatgagcaaggaaagaATGACCAGAGATAGAGGAACAACCCCAGAGTATTCAGTTGGCAAGAAAGTCTGGTTAGATGGGAAAAACATATTGCTAAGGACCAATTTGAATAAATTGGACCCCAAGCAACTTG AGCTACCAGAAactctgaaaatccatgacgtcttCTATGTTGGGTTGCTATCCAGGAGCCACAAAtcaccaagtcaaccatttccaaAACggccccctcctgaaacaatagaaagGGAAAAAGAGTATGAGGTTGAACAGATCATAGATTCCAAAAGACAAcaaggaaaatggttctacctgataaaatggaaggggtatggcccagaagacaattcatgggagcccaaagaactgttggaacacagccaagaagagatcaagcgcttcaaccaagctagactcagaaaggcttgtgacgccgccaagagcctttaa
- a CDS encoding Retrotransposon-derived protein PEG10 yields the protein MSRTTTTSKYVMEFCNLMAELDWNEEAYIAQFMQGLHWKENRPKKAPAKSPATMATSTTTTRVRLSEDPNYVTPEERDRRRALGLCVKCSQKGHGIKQCPNGWKATIKEVAKVAEDAELGKD from the exons atgtccaggacaacaaCCACCTCCAAGTACGTCATGGAGTtctgcaatctcatggcagaattggactggaatgaggaggcttatattgcgcagttcatgcaaggcctccactggaag gagaaccgccctaaAAAGGCACCCGCTAAGTCCCCAGCCACCatggccacctccacaaccaccactagggtccgcctatcagaggaccccaattatgTTACCccagaggaaagggaccgccgccgtgCATTGGGACTATGcgtcaaatgcagccaaaagggccatggcatcaaacagtgccccaacggatggaaagccaccatcaAGGAAGTGGCCAAGGTAGCTGAGGATGctgagttgggaaaagattaa